A genome region from Euphorbia lathyris chromosome 4, ddEupLath1.1, whole genome shotgun sequence includes the following:
- the LOC136226328 gene encoding methylcrotonoyl-CoA carboxylase beta chain, mitochondrial isoform X2, producing the protein MGPVHGRLCMFVANDPTVKGGTYYPITVKKHLRAQEIAAKCRLPCIYLVDSGGAFLPKQAEVFPDRDNFGRIFYNQAIMSADGIPQIALVLGSCTAGGAYIPAMADESVMVKGNATIFLAGPPLVKAATGEEVSAEDLGGAALHCKTSGVSDYFAQDELHGLVLGRNIIKNLHMAGKQGAMSGLNDINLDYKEPLYDVKELRSIAPADLKQAFDIRSVIARIVDGSEFDEFKKLYGTTLVTGFARIFGQPVGIIGNNGILFNESALKGAHFIELCTQRNIPLIFLQNITGFMVGSRSEANGIAKSGAKMVMAVSCAKVPKVTIMVGGSFGAGNYAMCGRAYSPDFLFLWPNARISVMGGAQAAGVLSQIEMANKKKQGVQWTNEEEEAFKAKVVEAYEREGNAYYSTARLWDDGIIDPADTRKIIGHCISASMNRPREDTKFGVFRM; encoded by the exons ATGGGTCCAGTTCATGGACGCCTTTGTATGTTTGTGGCCAATGATCCTACAGTTAAAGGAGGAACTTATTATCCCATCACAGTGAAGAAACATCTTAGAGCACAAGAGATTGCTGCTAAATGCAGATTACCGTGCATATATCTAGTTGATAGTGGCGGCGCTTTTCTTCCGAAGCAGGCTGAAGTGTTTCCTGATAGGGATAATTTTGGTAGAATTTTCTACAATCAAGCTATAATGTCTGCTGATGGCATTCCTCAGATTGCGCTTGTATTGGGTTCCTGCACTGCTGGTGGTGCCTATATTCCTGCAATGGCTGATGAAAGTGTGATGGTCAAAGGAAATGCTACCATTTTTCTAGCTGGACCACCACTTGTTAAG GCTGCTACAGGAGAGGAAGTCTCAGCAGAAGATTTAGGTGGTGCTGCTTTGCATTGCAAGACATCTGGGGTTTCTGACTATTTTGCTCAAG ATGAATTGCATGGACTTGTTCTAGGGAGGAACATCATCAAAAACTTGCACATGGCTGGAAAACAAGGGGCGATGAGTGGATTGAATGACATAAATCTCGATTATAAAGAACCATTATATGATGTGAAGGAGCTCCGTTCGATTGCGCCAGCAGACCTTAAGCAGGCCTTCGATATCCGCTCAGTTATTGCTAGAATTGTTGATGGTAGTGAGTTTGATGAATTCAAGAAATTGTATGGAACT ACTCTTGTAACAGGGTTTGCAAGAATCTTCGGACAACCAGTTGGCATCATTGGAAACAATGGGATATTGTTTAATGAATCTGCACTAAAGGGTGCCCATTTTATCGAACTATGTACTCAACGTAACATCCCCTTGATTTTCCTTCAGAATATCACTGGATTCATG GTTGGTTCAAGGTCTGAGGCAAATGGTATTGCAAAATCAGGAGCAAAAATGGTGATGGCGGTTTCTTGTGCAAAG GTTCCAAAGGTAACAATTATGGTCGGTGGAAGTTTCGGTGCTGGAAACTATGCAATGTGCGGTCGTGCATATAGTCCCGATTTCTTGTTTCTTTGGCCAAATGCTAGAATATCTGTGATGGGTGGTGCTCAG GCGGCCGGTGTTCTGTCTCAAATAGAAATGGCTAACAAGAAAAAGCAGGGAGTTCAG TGGAcgaacgaagaagaagaagccttcAAGGCGAAGGTTGTGGAGGCGTACGAGAGAGAAGGGAATGCGTATTATTCCACAGCACGTCTTTGGGATGACGGAATCATTGATCCTGCTGACACGAGGAAAATCATCGGCCATTGCATCTCTGCATCGATGAATCGCCCTCGAGAAGATACCAAATTTGGTGTCTTCAGAATGTAA
- the LOC136226378 gene encoding thioredoxin M3, chloroplastic, which produces MASSSSTSLFSPLYSHSPRATSHSILTPTTTLPLPLSSAARRRANLSLRSSSASSPLKVVCARDSRAAVVTKDSWEKLILKSDTPVLVEFYASWCGPCRMVHRVIDEISGEYDGKLKCFMLNTDSDLNVAEDYEIKAVPVVLLFKNGEKRESVVGTMPKEYYVAAIDRVLQS; this is translated from the exons atggcttcttcttcttcaacttcACTTTTCTCTCCTCTTTATTCTCATTCTCCACGCGCCACCTCTCACTCCATCCTTACCCCTACCACCACCCTCCCTTTACCCCTCTCCTCCGCCGCCAGACGCCGTGCGAACCTCTCCCTCCGGTCATCGTCAGCGTCTTCTCCTCTTAAGGTTGTCTGCGCTCGTGATTCTCGAG CTGCAGTTGTGACTAAGGACTCATGGGAGAAATTGATTTTGAAAAGCGATACTCCGGTCCTAGTTGAATTCTACGCGAGTTGGTGCGGACCTTGCAGGATGGTTCACCGCGTGATCGATGAAATCTCAGGAGAGTACGATGGAAAACTGAAATGCTTCATGCTCAACACGGACAGCGACTTGAATGTGGCGGAGGACTACGAAATTAAAGCTGTCCCGGTGGTTCTGCTGTTCAAGAACGGTGAGAAGCGTGAGTCTGTTGTCGGAACCATGCCCAAGGAATACTATGTAGCTGCAATCGATAGGGTTCTTCAATCGTAA
- the LOC136226328 gene encoding methylcrotonoyl-CoA carboxylase beta chain, mitochondrial isoform X1: MLRKLARKAVSASSNLDSNLSTLDSFQFRRYCSSVLPDGIDRNSDAFMRNSTAMEALVSQLQSHINKVLAGGGETAVKRNRSRNKLMPRERIDKLIDPGSSFLELSQLAGHELYEEALPSAGIITGMGPVHGRLCMFVANDPTVKGGTYYPITVKKHLRAQEIAAKCRLPCIYLVDSGGAFLPKQAEVFPDRDNFGRIFYNQAIMSADGIPQIALVLGSCTAGGAYIPAMADESVMVKGNATIFLAGPPLVKAATGEEVSAEDLGGAALHCKTSGVSDYFAQDELHGLVLGRNIIKNLHMAGKQGAMSGLNDINLDYKEPLYDVKELRSIAPADLKQAFDIRSVIARIVDGSEFDEFKKLYGTTLVTGFARIFGQPVGIIGNNGILFNESALKGAHFIELCTQRNIPLIFLQNITGFMVGSRSEANGIAKSGAKMVMAVSCAKVPKVTIMVGGSFGAGNYAMCGRAYSPDFLFLWPNARISVMGGAQAAGVLSQIEMANKKKQGVQWTNEEEEAFKAKVVEAYEREGNAYYSTARLWDDGIIDPADTRKIIGHCISASMNRPREDTKFGVFRM; encoded by the exons ATGTTGAGGAAATTGGCGAGAAAAGCTGTTTCAGCCTCTTCAAATTTGGATTCAAATCTATCGACATTAGACTCATTTCAGTTTAGACGTTATTGCTCGTCAGTTCTTCCCGATGGCATCGACCGAAATTCTGATGCCTTTATGCGTAATTCCACGGCCATGGAAGCCCTAGTTTCccaacttcaatctcatataaacaaG GTTTTAGCAGGAGGAGGAGAAACTGCGGTTAAAAGGAACAGAAGTAGGAATAAACTTATGCCCAGAGAAAGAATTGATAAGCTAATTGATCCTGGTTCTTCATTCCTCGAGCTCTCACAG CTTGCAGGCCATGAATTATATGAAGAAGCCTTACCATCTGCGGGAATAATAACTGGGATGGGTCCAGTTCATGGACGCCTTTGTATGTTTGTGGCCAATGATCCTACAGTTAAAGGAGGAACTTATTATCCCATCACAGTGAAGAAACATCTTAGAGCACAAGAGATTGCTGCTAAATGCAGATTACCGTGCATATATCTAGTTGATAGTGGCGGCGCTTTTCTTCCGAAGCAGGCTGAAGTGTTTCCTGATAGGGATAATTTTGGTAGAATTTTCTACAATCAAGCTATAATGTCTGCTGATGGCATTCCTCAGATTGCGCTTGTATTGGGTTCCTGCACTGCTGGTGGTGCCTATATTCCTGCAATGGCTGATGAAAGTGTGATGGTCAAAGGAAATGCTACCATTTTTCTAGCTGGACCACCACTTGTTAAG GCTGCTACAGGAGAGGAAGTCTCAGCAGAAGATTTAGGTGGTGCTGCTTTGCATTGCAAGACATCTGGGGTTTCTGACTATTTTGCTCAAG ATGAATTGCATGGACTTGTTCTAGGGAGGAACATCATCAAAAACTTGCACATGGCTGGAAAACAAGGGGCGATGAGTGGATTGAATGACATAAATCTCGATTATAAAGAACCATTATATGATGTGAAGGAGCTCCGTTCGATTGCGCCAGCAGACCTTAAGCAGGCCTTCGATATCCGCTCAGTTATTGCTAGAATTGTTGATGGTAGTGAGTTTGATGAATTCAAGAAATTGTATGGAACT ACTCTTGTAACAGGGTTTGCAAGAATCTTCGGACAACCAGTTGGCATCATTGGAAACAATGGGATATTGTTTAATGAATCTGCACTAAAGGGTGCCCATTTTATCGAACTATGTACTCAACGTAACATCCCCTTGATTTTCCTTCAGAATATCACTGGATTCATG GTTGGTTCAAGGTCTGAGGCAAATGGTATTGCAAAATCAGGAGCAAAAATGGTGATGGCGGTTTCTTGTGCAAAG GTTCCAAAGGTAACAATTATGGTCGGTGGAAGTTTCGGTGCTGGAAACTATGCAATGTGCGGTCGTGCATATAGTCCCGATTTCTTGTTTCTTTGGCCAAATGCTAGAATATCTGTGATGGGTGGTGCTCAG GCGGCCGGTGTTCTGTCTCAAATAGAAATGGCTAACAAGAAAAAGCAGGGAGTTCAG TGGAcgaacgaagaagaagaagccttcAAGGCGAAGGTTGTGGAGGCGTACGAGAGAGAAGGGAATGCGTATTATTCCACAGCACGTCTTTGGGATGACGGAATCATTGATCCTGCTGACACGAGGAAAATCATCGGCCATTGCATCTCTGCATCGATGAATCGCCCTCGAGAAGATACCAAATTTGGTGTCTTCAGAATGTAA